AAGGAAAAAGCGGGTAGCATCAATTAAAGCAGGAGGATCGATGAGGACTATTATTGTCGGGTTATCATGTGTGGCATTGTTGTTGTGTGGGTCGGTTCTGGAGCCTGTCTCTGCGACGGCCGAAGTGGTGGACAAGGTGATCGTTGTTGTCAATGACGAGGTGGTCACCCAGAGGGAGTTTGATCGTCTTTTTGGTCCGATCAAGGAGGGGTTCGAGAAGAATCTTGCGGGTGAGGATCTCGAAGAACAGCTGGATATAGCACGCAAGGGGATACTTGAGCAGCTTATCAACGCCAAGCTCACGATAAGCCTGGCCAAAAAAAAGAATATAACCATTGATGAAGCCAAGCTGAAAGAGCGGGTCGATAAAATAAAGTCATATTATCCTTCGGAAGAAGAATTCCTTTACGCCCTGAACGACAGGGGGACCAACCTGAGCGAGTTCGAGAAAGAGATCAGGGAGCAGATGCTTGCCCAGGAACTCGTGGAACAGGAAGTGGCCTCAAAAATAACCATAACGCCTTCGGAGATAAGCGATCTGTATGAGAAGAACAAGGAAAAAATGGTGACGCCGCCGCGTATCAAACTTAGGGGAATAATGATACGTAAGGCGGAGGATAGGACGCCTGAAGAAAGTCAAAAGATGATCCGGGAAATACAGGAGGAGCTCAAGAAGGGGGCTGATTTCAGCGAAGTGGCCAAAAAACGTTCAGAAGGTCCGTACGCTGCTGATGGCGGCGATATGGGGTATGTGGTGAAAGGCGAACTTCTTGGCGAGATAGATGGTCCTGTATTCAACCTGAAGAAGGGCGAAGTGTCGGACGTGGTGGAGACGAGCGTTGGGTACCATCTGTTCTTTGCCGAGGATGTCCAGGAGTCAAGGCCACTGGCATATGAGGAGGTCAGTGACTTTTTGAGAGAACAGCTTTTTATGAAGGATTTCCAGGAAAGCCTTGTCGAATGGCTTGAAGAAAAAAGGAAGAATGCGTATATCTCATACAAATAGGCCTCTTGTTGTCGTGACGATGGGAGACCCCGCCGGGATAGGTCCGGAGGTGATAGCGGGAGCGTTATCCGATCCGGATGTAAGGGGACTGGCGGATCTCATTGTTGTTGGCGATGCCCGGGTCATGCTGGCCGCGTTCGAGTCCAGAGGCCTGCCCCAGCCGAAGGTCCATGATAAGCAGGGATCGGGTTCCACGGTCGATCTTTCTGATGGACGGGTACT
This window of the Candidatus Omnitrophota bacterium genome carries:
- a CDS encoding peptidylprolyl isomerase, whose product is MRTIIVGLSCVALLLCGSVLEPVSATAEVVDKVIVVVNDEVVTQREFDRLFGPIKEGFEKNLAGEDLEEQLDIARKGILEQLINAKLTISLAKKKNITIDEAKLKERVDKIKSYYPSEEEFLYALNDRGTNLSEFEKEIREQMLAQELVEQEVASKITITPSEISDLYEKNKEKMVTPPRIKLRGIMIRKAEDRTPEESQKMIREIQEELKKGADFSEVAKKRSEGPYAADGGDMGYVVKGELLGEIDGPVFNLKKGEVSDVVETSVGYHLFFAEDVQESRPLAYEEVSDFLREQLFMKDFQESLVEWLEEKRKNAYISYK